In a genomic window of Punica granatum isolate Tunisia-2019 chromosome 6, ASM765513v2, whole genome shotgun sequence:
- the LOC116212158 gene encoding DNA-directed RNA polymerase III subunit rpc8-like, with product MAVRCRLIMFRPFVGETIDAKLKDYDENSLRLSLGFFDDICVPSHLLLFPSHYQPDPENGNRRRWVWEYQADAENQTSGSTFTSDEISANVRFKVQSISYPSIPLEQPNNSKPFTPMVITGSLDNDGLGPISWWE from the exons atggCG GTGAGATGCAGGCTGATAATGTTCCGTCCATTTGTTGGGGAGACAATTGATGCAAAACTTAAGGATTATGATGAAAACAGTTTGCGTT TATCTCTGGGATTTTTTGATGATATTTGTGTACCCTCTCATCTCTTGCTTTTTCCATCTCATTATCAGCCTGATCCAGAAAATGG GAATAGACGGAGATGGGTATGGGAGTATCAAGCTGATGCTGAGAACCAAACATCTGGTAGTACATTTACAAGTGATGAGATAAGCGCG AATGTTAGATTTAAAGTTCAGAGCATAAGTTATCCTTCGATTCCACTAGAGCAACCAAATAATTCGAAGCCATTTACTCCTATGGTGATTACT GGTTCACTTGATAATGACGGTCTGGGCCCCATTTCATGGTGGGAGTGA
- the LOC116211945 gene encoding photosystem II reaction center W protein, chloroplastic-like, which produces MATSSIYTTAPAFAVVGTIALKRSLGVSQAPVLGLPVIATKGRVRCSADGKQESGSIKTMGAASLLAAVSSAAASSPAMALVDERMSTEGTGLPFGLSNNLLGWILLGVFGLIWSFYTVYTSSLDEDEESGLSL; this is translated from the exons atGGCCACCAGCAGCATCTACACGACCGCTCCGGCCTTTGCTGTGGTCGGTACCATTGCCCTCAAGAGATCCCTTGGAGTCTCACAAGCTCCTGTCCTCG GGCTGCCTGTGATTGCGACCAAGGGGAGAGTGAGATGCTCGGCGGATGGAAAGCAGGAGAGTGGATCCATCAAGACCATGGGAGCGGCATCTCTCCTCGCGGCCGTTTCATCGGCAGCAGCTTCGAGCCCGGCCATGGCTCTAGTGGATGAGAGAATGAGCACAGAGGGAACGGGGCTCCCATTCGGGCTGAGCAACAACCTGCTTGGTTGGATCCTGTTGGGGGTGTTTGGCCTCATCTGGTCCTTCTACACCGTCTACACGTCGAGCCTCGATGAAGACGAGGAGTCCGGGCTGTCCCTCTGA